The Paenibacillus sophorae genome has a segment encoding these proteins:
- a CDS encoding sensor histidine kinase encodes MRRVKAFLFHMSLRTRLTLSFIAMTVLSLAVMAVGYNVKSSDVILKNASETSLGLVRMGNQSLDSSLARVEQSAINMHLDQDLFQFFNTDNLRSRDFTIDSDRKITRILQKYFPTSEDMFSVNLVTRDYTFGETPSFWIPKKDYFLSKIYKIGTESLSSITWIPTYNLLEQFYSTAPSEKDQYVFTATRLMNFAIVRNNILIQMKKSIERPILVVNFQEFMFQRALEESLNVEGSYYHMYTREGAVLSSSELAGDPAEVSREWIARAISKKSGTEYITLGGQKLVVCFDTIKTTGWLTAVFIPYKNLKRTLPDMFEYTLYSVLIITLISVVVAAILSGRITMPLIKLLRGINRSGDGHFNTWIESAGTRELNIIIHKFNQMNESIYTLIEENYKAKMKELEAELKALNFQFNPHFLYNTLNIINYLAIENKQSLISKMLVELSEMLEYTAKSPGKVVFFEDLNYLKNYVFIMSRRFEDKFAVTYEIEPELERHSVPKFFLQPFIENALVHALEDKEQGGLIHVTGKIDQTGRIFTVTDNGKGMSLETIARVLKIHEDTDAAAVSIGIQNVNQRIKLLYGPGYGVDIRSKLNEGTTVILRLPLDIAESGRGHTE; translated from the coding sequence GTGCGGAGAGTCAAAGCGTTTCTATTCCATATGAGCCTGCGGACAAGGCTGACGCTCTCCTTTATCGCCATGACTGTCTTGTCTCTGGCGGTAATGGCTGTGGGGTATAACGTCAAAAGCTCCGATGTGATTTTGAAGAATGCCAGTGAAACATCGCTGGGACTTGTGCGGATGGGTAATCAATCGCTGGACAGCAGCCTGGCCAGGGTGGAGCAAAGCGCCATTAATATGCATCTGGATCAGGATCTGTTTCAATTCTTCAATACGGACAACTTGCGGTCCAGAGACTTCACCATTGACTCGGACCGCAAAATTACGCGGATATTGCAAAAATACTTTCCAACCTCGGAGGATATGTTTTCGGTTAACTTGGTCACCAGGGATTATACCTTCGGAGAAACACCGTCTTTTTGGATTCCGAAGAAGGATTACTTCCTTTCCAAAATTTATAAGATCGGGACCGAATCGCTCAGCAGCATAACCTGGATTCCCACCTATAATCTGCTGGAGCAATTTTACTCGACCGCTCCTTCGGAGAAAGACCAATACGTCTTTACGGCAACGCGGCTGATGAATTTCGCGATTGTCCGGAACAACATCCTGATCCAAATGAAGAAGAGTATTGAGCGGCCGATTTTGGTCGTGAACTTTCAGGAATTCATGTTTCAGCGTGCTCTTGAGGAAAGCTTGAACGTGGAAGGCTCTTATTACCATATGTACACCCGGGAAGGGGCTGTCCTATCCAGTTCGGAGCTGGCCGGCGATCCGGCCGAGGTAAGCCGGGAGTGGATTGCGCGCGCCATAAGCAAGAAGAGCGGCACAGAGTATATCACGCTCGGCGGGCAGAAGCTGGTCGTCTGCTTTGATACCATAAAGACGACAGGCTGGCTGACGGCGGTTTTTATTCCGTATAAAAATCTGAAGCGGACACTGCCCGACATGTTCGAGTATACTCTGTACTCCGTATTGATTATCACCCTGATATCGGTGGTGGTCGCCGCGATATTATCCGGCCGGATTACCATGCCGCTAATCAAGCTGCTGCGAGGCATCAACCGGAGCGGCGACGGACACTTCAATACGTGGATCGAATCCGCAGGCACCAGGGAGCTTAACATTATCATTCACAAGTTCAACCAGATGAATGAAAGTATTTATACACTGATAGAAGAAAACTACAAAGCAAAGATGAAAGAGCTGGAAGCTGAGCTCAAAGCGCTTAATTTCCAGTTCAATCCGCATTTTTTGTATAATACACTGAATATCATCAATTATTTAGCCATTGAAAATAAACAGTCCCTGATCAGCAAAATGCTTGTTGAGCTGTCGGAAATGCTGGAATATACGGCCAAAAGCCCGGGGAAGGTTGTTTTTTTCGAGGATCTGAACTATCTAAAGAATTATGTGTTTATTATGAGCCGCCGTTTTGAAGACAAATTCGCGGTGACTTATGAGATTGAACCGGAACTGGAACGCCACTCAGTGCCCAAGTTTTTTTTGCAGCCGTTTATTGAGAATGCCCTGGTTCACGCTCTTGAAGATAAGGAGCAGGGCGGACTTATTCATGTGACAGGAAAGATCGATCAGACCGGCAGAATATTCACTGTTACCGACAACGGTAAAGGGATGTCCCTAGAGACGATAGCCCGTGTGCTGAAAATTCATGAGGATACGGACGCCGCCGCGGTTTCCATCGGAATTCAGAATGTCAACCAACGGATCAAGCTGCTGTATGGTCCGGGTTATGGAGTGGACATCCGCTCGAAATTGAATGAGGGGACAACTGTCATTTTGCGGCTTCCTCTCGATATAGCAGAGTCCGGCCGGGGGCACACCGAGTAG
- a CDS encoding glycoside hydrolase family 32 protein — protein sequence MNKDKYRPLYHFTPRSHWMNDPNGMVYFNGEYHLFYQYHPFGMTWGPMHWGHAVSHDMVHWQHLLIALAPDEHGQIFSGSAVVDWNDTSGFFGGKPGLVAIFTHHDEYPGTERQRERQSLAYSSDNGRTWIKYSGNPVLEDPRYSDYRDPKVFWHEASGRWIMILATGQTVCIYTSPNLMEWTFASEFGEGHGSHDGVWECPDLFELVAPGNPQRTKWVLLVSIGDAVGIPEGSRTQYFVGHFDGKLFVNERDPEAVYWLDHGRDNYAGVSFSDIPAGDGRRIYLGWMSNWKYAKVTPTEGWRGAMTIPRELSLRAVDGEIRLIQRPIAELSKLAEETLLLKGLTIEGNMRLMQIKGDSYLVDAEFVLGSATSFGFRVRVAEEGNRATIVGYDSRSGELYVDRASSGEVLFHELFPGKHGVALVPRDNRLRLQLWVDRSSVEVFSGGGECVITDLIFPDPQDDGLEIFAHEGNVELLSLKVTRLNSI from the coding sequence ATGAATAAAGACAAATATCGTCCGCTTTATCATTTTACTCCCCGCTCGCACTGGATGAATGATCCGAACGGCATGGTGTACTTTAATGGAGAATATCATCTTTTCTATCAATATCATCCCTTCGGTATGACCTGGGGGCCTATGCACTGGGGGCATGCTGTAAGCCACGATATGGTGCACTGGCAGCATCTTCTGATCGCGCTGGCGCCTGATGAGCACGGGCAGATTTTCTCCGGCAGCGCTGTTGTGGATTGGAACGACACGTCAGGTTTTTTTGGCGGGAAGCCCGGTCTTGTAGCCATCTTCACACATCATGATGAATACCCGGGAACCGAGCGGCAACGGGAGCGGCAAAGTCTGGCTTACAGCAGTGATAACGGACGTACCTGGATAAAATATAGCGGGAATCCCGTACTGGAGGACCCACGCTACTCCGATTACCGAGACCCCAAGGTGTTCTGGCATGAAGCTTCGGGGCGATGGATCATGATTCTTGCCACCGGTCAGACCGTCTGCATCTACACTTCTCCGAATCTGATGGAGTGGACCTTTGCCAGCGAGTTTGGAGAGGGGCACGGCTCCCATGACGGTGTCTGGGAATGTCCGGATCTGTTTGAATTGGTTGCCCCCGGGAATCCTCAGAGAACAAAATGGGTTTTGCTTGTCAGCATAGGAGATGCCGTGGGCATTCCCGAGGGTTCCCGGACTCAGTATTTTGTCGGCCATTTCGACGGGAAGTTATTCGTGAATGAGCGTGATCCCGAAGCCGTATACTGGCTCGACCATGGGCGGGACAATTATGCGGGGGTCAGCTTCTCGGATATACCGGCCGGGGACGGGCGAAGAATTTATTTGGGGTGGATGAGCAACTGGAAATATGCTAAGGTTACGCCTACCGAAGGCTGGAGAGGTGCAATGACGATCCCGAGAGAGCTTTCCCTAAGAGCCGTTGATGGTGAAATAAGGCTGATTCAGCGTCCTATAGCCGAGCTTTCGAAGCTTGCGGAAGAGACGCTGCTGCTTAAGGGCCTGACTATCGAAGGAAATATGCGCCTCATGCAAATCAAGGGGGATTCCTATTTGGTTGACGCCGAATTCGTGCTTGGCTCCGCTACTTCGTTCGGGTTCAGAGTAAGGGTAGCAGAGGAAGGGAACCGTGCTACAATAGTAGGGTATGATTCCCGCAGCGGAGAGCTGTACGTGGACCGGGCATCTTCCGGAGAAGTGCTGTTCCATGAACTTTTTCCCGGCAAACACGGTGTGGCGCTCGTACCCCGCGATAACCGCTTGCGTTTGCAGCTTTGGGTAGACAGATCATCGGTTGAAGTATTTTCGGGCGGCGGAGAGTGCGTGATTACCGATTTGATATTTCCCGACCCGCAGGATGATGGACTGGAGATTTTTGCGCATGAAGGCAACGTAGAACTTCTGTCTCTTAAGGTGACCAGACTAAATTCAATATAG
- a CDS encoding carbohydrate ABC transporter permease has translation MRDTRTKLLLYILNLIMSLLFIIPLLWMVVSSLKPENQIFSDLSSLKSLLPLNLTLDNYRSAFERIPMIKYLFNSIFYVSVICISGLGVNSICGYALAKLRFRGNEFILVCIIALMIVPFESILMPLYLVVNALHWVNTWFALIVPFIANCFSIFMFRQFFMDIPNEILESASIDGSGPLKTFASIVVPLSGPVFATAFILDFISHWGDFMWPILVTTGESLRNIQLGIQTFFTLPPIYYGQIMATLTFTTVPIIVLFLLLQKYYVQGITSAGIKG, from the coding sequence ATGAGAGATACCCGAACGAAGCTGCTGTTGTACATTCTTAACCTTATTATGTCGCTGCTGTTCATTATCCCGCTGTTATGGATGGTCGTGTCCTCGCTCAAGCCGGAGAACCAAATTTTTTCCGATCTGAGCTCGCTGAAATCATTGCTGCCTCTCAATCTCACCTTGGACAATTACAGATCGGCGTTTGAACGGATTCCGATGATAAAGTATCTGTTCAACAGCATTTTTTACGTGTCCGTCATTTGCATCAGCGGGCTTGGGGTCAATTCGATCTGTGGTTACGCGCTGGCCAAGCTGCGCTTCAGAGGCAATGAATTTATTCTTGTGTGCATTATCGCCTTGATGATCGTTCCGTTTGAGAGCATTCTGATGCCGCTGTACCTGGTAGTTAACGCTTTGCATTGGGTTAATACCTGGTTTGCCTTGATCGTTCCTTTTATTGCAAACTGTTTTAGCATTTTTATGTTCCGCCAGTTTTTTATGGACATTCCGAATGAAATATTGGAGTCCGCCTCCATTGACGGATCGGGTCCGCTGAAGACCTTTGCATCCATCGTTGTTCCGCTCTCGGGACCGGTTTTTGCAACCGCGTTCATCCTTGATTTCATTAGTCATTGGGGAGATTTCATGTGGCCGATTCTGGTGACAACGGGGGAATCACTGCGCAATATTCAGCTAGGCATCCAGACTTTCTTCACGCTGCCCCCGATCTATTACGGGCAAATTATGGCGACGCTGACCTTCACGACCGTTCCGATCATTGTACTGTTCCTGCTGCTGCAAAAATATTATGTACAAGGAATTACCAGCGCCGGAATCAAAGGTTGA
- a CDS encoding response regulator transcription factor codes for MNRIMVVDDEAIQRRVLGKMIREFLPDCEVVEAGNGKTALDIVQSASFDVVITDIKMPIMDGFDFIEHMNKLSPATKVIILSSYRYFEYAQRAIRLGAFDYVLKPVKEESIGVLLDKVRESIEKEKRKSPGEEISREQFHISMSAYYGHLLGEWIQNGVSAAKFQELEQQYSLEPCGAVIVTRIEDNTPGELYPEGLDDIRGAMPGMLASLLRSSDRVVSFFSSYHKLAMISVITAKHPAEVITPSVLTALEEYGQRLSAIYQLSFAIGVGNVRTDLFREAVDSYKEAVEAADFRYFLGGDRVVMYTDISGRIAPLHYDFHKDEELFKEYIRTDKADLLLKHTDDLFHQFLENGLPHREQWLKSIVQLVLHIAPAVKGFFSEEAYRCALQKAESSLTACMSFKDCQEQFLEILREFMMIMQTNRGKKHAEVIEKCVNYIEEHFTEDISLEHAANLLFFSPNYLSMIFKSYLGVSFTKYLSDFRLEKAVQLLGAGDMKVYEIAGKVGFKDEKYFYRVFKAKYGLTPDEYRKRNAFP; via the coding sequence ATGAACAGAATTATGGTTGTCGATGATGAAGCGATTCAGAGAAGAGTGCTCGGTAAAATGATCCGGGAATTCCTGCCTGATTGCGAGGTTGTCGAGGCCGGAAACGGAAAGACCGCGCTCGATATTGTTCAATCCGCTTCCTTTGATGTCGTGATTACGGATATAAAAATGCCAATCATGGATGGCTTCGATTTTATTGAGCATATGAATAAACTTTCCCCCGCTACCAAAGTCATTATCTTAAGCAGCTACCGTTATTTTGAATATGCCCAGCGGGCCATTCGGTTAGGCGCTTTCGACTACGTGCTCAAGCCGGTGAAGGAAGAGAGCATCGGCGTACTGCTTGACAAGGTTAGGGAAAGTATTGAAAAAGAAAAAAGAAAATCGCCGGGAGAAGAGATCAGCAGAGAACAGTTCCATATCAGCATGAGTGCGTATTACGGACATTTGCTGGGGGAATGGATACAGAACGGGGTTTCCGCAGCGAAATTCCAGGAGCTTGAGCAGCAGTATTCACTGGAGCCCTGCGGGGCGGTCATTGTAACGCGCATTGAGGACAATACTCCCGGTGAGCTGTACCCTGAAGGTCTGGATGATATCCGTGGGGCAATGCCCGGCATGCTGGCCAGTCTGCTGCGCTCTTCGGACCGGGTCGTATCCTTTTTTTCTTCGTACCATAAACTGGCTATGATCTCGGTTATCACCGCAAAGCATCCTGCCGAGGTAATAACCCCGTCTGTGCTCACGGCTCTGGAAGAATACGGTCAGCGGCTTTCCGCCATATATCAGTTGTCATTTGCCATAGGCGTAGGCAATGTGCGCACCGATCTTTTCCGTGAGGCTGTGGATTCCTATAAAGAAGCTGTGGAAGCTGCCGATTTCCGTTACTTTTTGGGCGGTGACCGGGTCGTCATGTATACCGATATTTCCGGCAGGATTGCTCCCTTGCATTACGACTTCCATAAAGATGAGGAGTTGTTCAAAGAATACATCAGAACGGACAAGGCCGATTTATTGCTCAAGCATACAGATGACTTGTTCCACCAGTTCTTGGAGAACGGACTCCCTCACCGGGAGCAATGGCTTAAATCCATTGTTCAGCTTGTGTTGCATATCGCTCCGGCAGTGAAGGGATTCTTCAGTGAAGAGGCTTACCGATGCGCTTTGCAGAAAGCCGAGAGCAGCCTGACGGCCTGCATGAGCTTTAAGGATTGCCAAGAGCAGTTTCTGGAAATCCTAAGAGAATTCATGATGATTATGCAAACCAACCGTGGAAAAAAACATGCCGAGGTAATTGAAAAGTGCGTCAATTATATTGAAGAGCATTTTACCGAAGACATCTCACTTGAGCATGCGGCCAACCTGCTGTTCTTCAGCCCCAATTACTTAAGTATGATTTTCAAAAGCTATCTTGGAGTCTCCTTTACGAAATATTTGTCGGATTTCCGGTTGGAAAAGGCGGTTCAACTGCTGGGAGCCGGCGACATGAAGGTATATGAAATTGCTGGAAAAGTTGGATTTAAGGATGAAAAATATTTTTACCGGGTGTTTAAAGCAAAATACGGTCTTACGCCTGATGAATACCGTAAAAGGAACGCTTTTCCATAG
- a CDS encoding carbohydrate ABC transporter permease, with protein sequence MMQTAMNAHKREHISTFSRQKRRETLVGYSFVTPAVLLLIFFLVLPFLLAVAFGFTKFNLLRPDKIHFTGLDNYKLLFTDGLFYKSLWNTLYFTVIVVPVQSGVALMLALLVNNSLKLRNVFRIAYFSPVVTSMTVIAILWISLYNPNEGLINSALHFFGISNQPFLRSSSQAMNSIIFMSVWQAAGYQMMIFLAGLQGISKDIYEASSIDGANKLQQLRYITIPSLYNVTVFVLTITTIQAVKLFVQPYIMTNGGPENSTRTLALLIYQQGFQFRNAGYASAISVIFFLIVVLISFSMKKFLRDK encoded by the coding sequence ATGATGCAAACGGCAATGAATGCGCATAAGCGCGAGCATATATCGACTTTCAGCCGGCAGAAAAGACGGGAAACCCTGGTCGGCTATTCATTTGTCACACCGGCGGTTCTCCTGCTGATCTTTTTTCTGGTACTGCCTTTTCTGCTGGCCGTGGCTTTCGGGTTCACGAAATTCAATCTGCTGCGACCGGATAAAATTCATTTTACCGGTCTAGACAATTACAAGCTTCTCTTTACCGACGGCCTGTTCTATAAATCGCTCTGGAACACTCTCTATTTCACGGTGATAGTCGTGCCGGTTCAATCGGGCGTCGCTTTAATGCTGGCCTTGCTCGTCAACAACAGCCTCAAGCTGCGGAACGTATTCCGGATCGCTTACTTCAGCCCCGTCGTCACCTCCATGACCGTTATCGCCATTCTATGGATTTCCCTGTACAATCCGAATGAAGGTTTGATTAACTCGGCGCTTCATTTCTTCGGCATTTCGAATCAGCCTTTTCTGCGCAGCTCCTCCCAGGCGATGAATTCGATTATCTTCATGTCGGTTTGGCAGGCCGCCGGCTACCAAATGATGATTTTTCTGGCCGGTCTTCAAGGAATCTCCAAGGATATATACGAGGCCTCTTCGATAGACGGTGCGAACAAGCTTCAGCAGCTCCGCTACATTACCATACCGAGCCTCTACAATGTAACAGTCTTTGTGTTGACGATTACGACGATTCAGGCCGTGAAGCTGTTCGTTCAACCTTACATTATGACGAACGGCGGTCCGGAGAACTCGACCCGAACGCTGGCCCTGCTGATTTACCAACAAGGCTTCCAGTTCAGGAATGCGGGGTACGCTTCCGCTATTTCCGTCATTTTCTTCCTGATTGTCGTGCTCATCTCATTCTCGATGAAAAAATTTCTTAGAGATAAATAA
- a CDS encoding ABC transporter substrate-binding protein — MKKGILLSLLALSLLAGCSGETKNANSNSGGQGDGSVVELTFWRPQASEVEDNVYVKRIEEFNQANKGKIHVKMEVITRGNSFAYEDKINAAVASHTLPDVLAMDGPNIANYAASEIIIPLDEYFSKEDLDDFVPSILQQGSYQGKFYAPGLNESSVVLFYNKKIMAEHGITPPDKIENAWTWDEWYDVMKKTSKDGVFGTNMINDKGEWMTYAFEQLWISGGTDIVNKEGTTAEGFVNSPQGVEAAEFLQKLANEKLFNIDPKPTEFEEGKAATKLGGPWNIPGFKNYPDLEWGITYFPKKAGGTQTAPSGSWAVGVSVDTKHPKEAAEVIKWITNKDSSTQLAQAISMPASRKSAFESLTEYNELPLRIIKEQVTGVSHARPVTPAYPVLTQKFAEALTDIMVGADVKKSLDNVASTYDEEYKRNFAE; from the coding sequence ATGAAAAAGGGGATTCTACTATCACTCTTGGCCTTGTCGCTGCTCGCGGGATGCTCCGGCGAGACAAAAAACGCCAATTCAAACAGCGGCGGGCAGGGAGACGGATCGGTGGTTGAACTCACCTTCTGGCGTCCGCAGGCCAGCGAGGTCGAGGACAATGTGTACGTAAAGCGGATTGAGGAATTCAACCAGGCGAATAAAGGGAAGATCCATGTCAAGATGGAGGTCATTACCCGGGGCAACTCTTTTGCCTATGAAGATAAAATCAATGCCGCCGTCGCTTCCCATACTCTTCCGGATGTTCTGGCAATGGACGGACCTAACATCGCTAACTATGCGGCCTCGGAGATTATAATCCCGCTGGATGAGTATTTCTCCAAGGAAGATCTGGACGATTTCGTCCCCTCGATCCTTCAGCAAGGCTCGTACCAAGGCAAATTTTACGCACCGGGGCTGAACGAATCCTCTGTCGTGCTTTTTTACAACAAAAAAATTATGGCTGAACACGGAATAACGCCTCCGGACAAAATCGAAAATGCCTGGACCTGGGATGAATGGTACGACGTGATGAAGAAGACGTCCAAGGACGGCGTGTTCGGCACGAACATGATTAATGACAAAGGGGAGTGGATGACCTACGCCTTCGAGCAGCTATGGATTTCCGGCGGCACCGATATTGTCAATAAAGAAGGGACAACCGCAGAGGGGTTCGTCAACAGCCCGCAGGGCGTAGAGGCGGCAGAGTTCCTGCAAAAGCTGGCGAATGAGAAGCTGTTCAATATTGATCCAAAGCCGACAGAATTCGAGGAAGGAAAAGCGGCCACCAAGCTCGGGGGTCCATGGAACATTCCCGGCTTCAAAAATTATCCGGATCTGGAGTGGGGCATCACTTATTTCCCCAAAAAGGCAGGAGGCACTCAAACCGCGCCTTCCGGAAGCTGGGCGGTAGGGGTATCGGTCGACACCAAGCATCCGAAGGAAGCGGCGGAGGTAATCAAATGGATTACGAATAAAGACAGCTCGACCCAATTGGCCCAGGCTATCAGCATGCCGGCCAGCCGCAAATCGGCGTTTGAGAGCTTGACGGAATACAATGAGCTTCCGCTTCGGATTATCAAAGAGCAGGTTACGGGCGTGTCCCATGCCAGACCGGTTACTCCTGCGTATCCGGTGCTGACGCAGAAATTTGCCGAGGCGTTAACGGATATTATGGTCGGCGCGGATGTCAAAAAGTCTCTGGACAACGTGGCTTCCACTTATGATGAAGAGTACAAGCGCAATTTTGCCGAATAG
- the rimP gene encoding ribosome maturation factor RimP produces MSTPKIKGTVEEMLKPYLDDNGFELVDVEYVKEGSNFFLRVFVDKEGGIDIDDCGSISEFLSAKLDENDPISGAYFLEVSSPGAERPLKKADDVAKAVGKDVFVTTYEPIDGLKEFEGRLLSFESGEMLISAGKKQHVVPYAKVASARLAIIF; encoded by the coding sequence TTGAGCACACCCAAAATTAAAGGTACGGTTGAAGAAATGCTGAAACCTTACCTTGACGACAATGGATTCGAACTGGTGGACGTAGAATATGTAAAAGAAGGCTCCAATTTCTTTCTGCGCGTATTCGTGGACAAGGAAGGCGGAATCGACATCGATGATTGCGGAAGCATCAGTGAATTCTTAAGCGCCAAGCTGGACGAGAACGATCCTATTTCCGGCGCCTATTTCCTGGAGGTGTCTTCTCCAGGGGCGGAACGGCCGCTTAAAAAAGCCGATGATGTGGCAAAGGCGGTCGGCAAGGACGTATTTGTGACGACCTACGAGCCCATCGACGGACTGAAGGAATTCGAAGGCCGGCTGCTCTCGTTCGAGAGCGGGGAAATGCTCATCTCTGCGGGCAAAAAACAGCATGTTGTTCCGTATGCCAAGGTTGCCAGCGCGAGACTGGCCATTATTTTTTAG